Proteins from a genomic interval of Anolis sagrei isolate rAnoSag1 chromosome 1, rAnoSag1.mat, whole genome shotgun sequence:
- the SLC43A1 gene encoding large neutral amino acids transporter small subunit 3, which translates to MAPTLQQAYQRRWWMACTAVVENLFFSAVLLGWGSLLIMLKHEGFYSHVCTGENSTNSSGVANTSHPWPSCVEQEEMLNLGFTIGSFLLSAATLPLGIFMDRLGPRPLRLIGSASFAISCAFMALAAYNPPVLSPLIFLGLSLNGFGGICLTFTSLTLPNMFGNLRSTFMALMIGSYASSAVTFPGVKLIYDSGVSFIIIMLVWAGLACLIFLNCLINWPHESFPAPEETSYVKKIKLSSLALDHKVTGDRFYVHVTAVGQRLSQRVPHSEETKEELYPSMQDLCQGPSKSSERSIPFRRSVCSPIFLWSLLTMGMTQLRIIFYMAAMNKMLEFQVTGGKDPVPEELQNKAEETVSFYSSIFGVMQLLCLLTCPFIGYVMDWRIKDCVDGPGNMDHAGTAGTEVKGKPPKVRNRKIQKLTNAIRAFVITNLMLVGFGITCLINNLHLQYVTFILHTMVRGFFHSACGGLYAAVYPSNHFGTLTGLQSLISAVFALLQQPLFMAMVGPMNGDPFWVNLALLILSFVGFLLPCYLFYFRRKLRQEQAAKDRTSDQPNGAHVKLQDSAATNGLLNNDATTI; encoded by the exons ATGGCGCCAACCCTGCAGCAGGCCTACCAGCGTCGCTGGTGGATGGCCTGCACTGCAGTGGTGGAAAATCTCTTCTTCTCAGCAGTTCTGCTGGGCTGGGGCTCCTTGCTCATCATGCTCAAACATGAAGGCTTCTACTCCCATGTGTGCACAG GTGAAAATAGTACTAATAGCTCTGGTGTGGCCAATACATCTCACCCCTGGCCCAGCTGTGTGGAACAGGAGGAAATGCTCAACCTGGGCTTCACCATCGGCTCCTTCTTACTGAGTGCTGCCACCTTGCCTCTTGGGATATTTATGGACCGGCTTGGCCCAAGGCCACTCCGCCTGATCGGAAG TGCAAGTTTTGCCATTTCCTGTGCTTTCATGGCCCTAGCTGCATACAACCCACCAG TCCTTTCCCCGTTGATTTTTCTTGGCCTTTCCTTGAACGGCTTTGGTGGGATCTGCCTGACCTTCACCTCCCTCACG CTGCCCAACATGTTTGGAAATCTACGTTCTACCTTCATGGCACTCATGATCGGCTCATATGCTTCTTCTGCTGTTACATTTCCTGGTGTCAAG CTGATCTATGACAGTGGAGTttccttcatcatcatcatgctcGTCTGGGCAGGTCTGGCTTGCCTCATCTTCCTCAACTGCTTGATCAACTGGCCCCATGAGTCCTTCCCAGCTCCTGAGGAAACCAGCTATGT GAAGAAGATCAAGTTGAGCAGCCTAGCTCTGGATCACAAGGTAACGGGAGACCGCTTCTATGTCCATGTGACGGCTGTGGGGCAGCGGCTGAGCCAGCGAGTGCCACATTCGGAAGAAACCAAGGAGGAGCTGTATCCATCTATGCAGGACCTTTGCCAGGGGCCCTCTAAATCATCTGAGC GCTCCATTCCCTTTCGACGCAGCGTCTGCTCTCCCATCTTTCTGTGGAGTCTCCTCACTATGGGCATGACCCAGTTGCGGATCATCTTCTACATGGCAGCCATGAACAAGATGCTGGAGTTCCAGGTGACGGGCGGCAAGGACCCTG taccagaagagctgcaaaataaAGCTGAGGAGACAG TCAGCTTCTACTCCTCCATCTTTGGTGTCATGCAGTTATTGTGCCTTCTCACCTGCCCCTTCATTGGTTATGTGATGGACTGGCGCATCAAAGATTGCGTGGATGGGCCAGGCAATATGGACCATGCTGGAACTGCCGG GACTGAAGTGAAAGGAAAGCCACCTAAAGTTCGCAACCGTAAGATACAGAAGCTGACCAATGCTATCCGTGCCTTTGTCATCACCAATCTGATGTTGGTGGGGTTTGGTATCACTTGCCTGATCAACAACCTCCATCTTCAG TATGTGACCTTCATCCTTCATACCATGGTGCGTGGCTTTTTCCATTCAGCCTGTGGAGGCCTTTATGCTGCTGT GTATCCATCCAACCATTTTGGAACATTGACCGGCCTGCAGTCATTGATCAGTGCGGTATTTGCTCTCCTCCAGCAGCCACTTTTCATGGCAATGGTGGGGCCAATGAATGGTGATCCTTTTTGG GTGAACCTTGCCCTCCTCATCTTATCTTTTGTGGGCTTTCTGCTCCCCTGCTACCTCTTCTACTTCCGCCGAAAGCTTCGCCAGGAACAAGCAGCGAAAGACAGGACCTCTGATCAGCCCAATGGTGCCCATGTGAAACTCCAGGACAGTGCAGCTACCAATGGCTTATTAAACAATGATGCAACTACTATATAA